A single region of the Bacillota bacterium genome encodes:
- a CDS encoding TetR/AcrR family transcriptional regulator, with amino-acid sequence MNGYERRTQAKKEAIISAAQELFSERGVTDVKVSEIAAKAHVSQVSIYNYFGNKNGLAREVLATYLDKAIKEYEDILGLDIPFSEKLKMIMAKKHDVVIEISRSHFSEYAWEDKVLQQVYKEAATIKAIHVYTQFIELGKKEGAIDDSIPNDAILAYILSSISIMQQPDYLKTSRDYKMGIFRLFLYGLLGKEEE; translated from the coding sequence ATGAATGGATATGAAAGAAGAACTCAAGCCAAAAAAGAAGCAATCATAAGTGCAGCCCAGGAGCTTTTTAGCGAACGTGGCGTAACGGATGTCAAAGTCAGTGAAATAGCTGCGAAAGCACATGTTTCACAAGTATCAATTTACAACTATTTTGGTAATAAGAATGGGCTAGCCAGAGAGGTGCTTGCTACTTATCTTGATAAAGCTATTAAGGAATATGAGGACATTCTGGGGCTGGATATCCCGTTCTCTGAAAAACTGAAAATGATTATGGCTAAAAAGCATGATGTGGTGATAGAGATAAGTCGTTCCCATTTTAGCGAGTATGCATGGGAGGACAAAGTCTTACAGCAGGTGTACAAGGAAGCGGCAACTATAAAGGCAATCCATGTATATACCCAGTTTATTGAATTAGGTAAAAAAGAGGGAGCGATTGACGACAGCATCCCCAATGATGCGATTCTAGCATACATTCTTTCATCAATATCCATAATGCAGCAACCCGATTATCTTAAAACCAGTAGGGACTACAAAATGGGGATCTTCAGGTTATTCCTATATGGTTTGCTGGGAAAAGAGGAGGAATAA